A stretch of DNA from Jatrophihabitans endophyticus:
GCGGCCGCGCAGGCACGCTGTCGCTGGTAGCTCGCGCCGCGCTCGATGAGCTTGGGGATGAGCTCGAGCTCGGCGGCGCAGTCGAGCCGGCGCGCGAGCGGCAGCAGATCCTCGACCAGGTTGGTGATCGCCTCGGTGACCGGCTGCACGCGGCCGGTGTTGTCGACGACGATCTCGGCGTCGAGGCCGTACCGCGCCGCGCGCCACTTGTTCTCGCGCACCAGCCAGGGCCGCGGCTCCGGCAGCGTGTAGCCGTCGTCCAACTGGTGGTCGAAGCGCTCGACCAGGCACTGCGCGAGTGCGGCGACGCAGCTGATCTCGTCCAGCGAGGGCAGGCCGTCGCAGATGCGCAGCTCGACCGTCCCGAAGTTGGGGTGCGGCCGGATGTCCCACCACACCTCGCGGATCGACTCGATCGCGTGCGAGTGGATGAGGATGTCCATGTACTTCTCGAACTCCTCCCACCCGCCGAGCTGGTAGGGCAAGCCGGCGGTCGGCAGCGCCTCGAACACCTTGGAGCGGTAGGACGCGAGTCCGGTGTCGGAGCCGATCCAGTACGGCGAGGACGCCGACAGCGACAGGAAGTGCGGCAGGTAGCCCAGCAGCGCGTTGACGATCGGGATCGCCTTCTCCGGCGCCCGCACGCCGCAGTGGACGTGCACGCCGAAGATCTGCAGCTGGCGGGCCAACCACTGGTTGCGCTCGATGAGCTGGTGGTAGCGCTCGGTGTCGGTCACACGCTGCGTGGACCAGTCGGTCATCGGGTGGGTGCCGCTGCACATGAGGCCGACGTTGCGCTCGGCAGCCGGCCCCTGCAGCTCGCCCACGGTGCCGGCGAGGTCGGCGCGGGCCTCGGCGACGGTGGTGCACACGCCGGTGATGACCTCGACGCAGGACTGCAGCAGCTCGTGCTTCGCCTTCGGGTGCTCGCCGTCGCCCTCCGGCGAGATCGCGGCCAGCAGCGCGTCGGACGCGCCGGTGAGCTCACGGGTGTCGAGGTCGACGAGCTCGAGCTCCCACTCGACGCCGAGGCTCGTCCGCGGCGAGGGCGAGAAGTCGATGTGCATTCTGCCCACCCTAGGGGGCGAAGACGTCGTCCGGGGCGTCGTCGGCGTCGGCCAGCGCGAGCACTTCGTCCCCGGGCCGCAGCACGGTCTCCCCGCGCACCTGCACGAGCCGCCCTTGGCGGCTCACCATGCTGATCCAGAAGTTCTGGCCGACGTCCAGGTCGGCGACGGTGCAGCCGTCCGCACGGGAGCCGGCGGCGACCACGTAGCGGTGCAGCCCCTCCGGCTCGTCACGGAACCGCATGCCGAGCGCCCACGGCTCGGCCTCGACGGTCCGCATGGGCACCCGCAGCAGCTTCGCGACGGTCGGGACCAGACCGCCCTGCACGACCACCGAGACCAGCACCACGACGAAGACGATGTCGTAGATCTCGTGCGCCCGCTCGCCGCCCTCCACGAGGACGTAGGTGCCGAGCAGGATGGGCACGGCACCCTTCAGCCCGGCGAACAGGACGAAACCGCGCTCGCCACGCGTGAGGGACAGCGGCGCGAGGACGAGCCCGACGAACAACGGCCGGGCGAGGAGGATCAGCACCGCCGCCACGAGCAGGCCGGTCCACAGCCGATCGGCCGAGAGCACGTCGTGCAGGTCGACCGACAGCCCCAGCACGGTGAAGGCCACGATCTCGGCGAGCCCGGCCAGCGCGCCGGCGAAGTGCTCGATCTCGCGCTTGTAGGGGGCCCGCTCGTCGCCGACGAGGATGCCGGCCACGAACACGGCGAGATATCCGGACCCCTCCGCAACCGTCGCGACGCCGAACAGCGCGAAGGCCACGGCCAGCGTCTGCACCGGGTATAGCGCCGGGTTGGGCAGTGGCATGCGGCGCATGAGGTACAGCAGGAACCAGCCGCCGAGGACCCCGACGACGCCACCGACGACCAGCTGCAGCGCGAAGTGCCCGACGCCGCTGCCGACCGCGCCGAGCCCACCTCCGGTCGCGCCCAGCAGGCTGATCATCAACGCGATCCCGACCGGGTCGTTCGCGCCGGACTCCCCTTCCAACAGGGTGCCCGAACGGCCGGAGATCTCCCGGCGCCCCAGGACGGAGAACACGACCGCCGGGTCGGTGGGCGCCAGCGCCGCGCCGAGGACGAGCGCGGTCTGCCACTGCCAGCCGAGCACCAGGTGCACCGCCACGGCCAGGGCGGCCGTCGTGACCAGCGTCCCCGCCACGCCCAGCCACAGGACCCCGCCGAGCGCGGGCCGCATCCGGCGCCAACCGATGTGCATCCCGCCGTCGAAGAGGATGACGACGAGCGCGATGGTGACGATGCGTTGGTCGGTGACGATGTCGAGGTGGCCGAGCTCGGGGACGAGGTTGGACGCCACCGCCGCGGCGGCGAGGAACAGCGCCGGCGCCGGGATCCGCGTCCACTCGGTGAGTCGGTTGGATGCGACGGCGAGGAGCACGGCGAGCGCGGCGTAGAGCACGACCCGTCCGTAGGGCAGGAGGTCGTGCACGATGGGCCTCTCGACGAACGGGGACGACGGAGCTGCTCGCCGACCAGACTTCCCGGCACACCGCGACCCAGCCTAGTCGCCGAAGGCACGACGCTCCGACGGCGTCCCGTCACCCGCCGTTCACGCACGCTGTGACGGTGCGTACAGCGCCCCGCGCGCGGGCGGCGGGAGCGGCAAACCGGTTCGTACAGTCGACAGCAGGCCCCGCGGCCGGCGATCCCGGCGCGGTGCCGCCCCAGACACCGACCGGTTGCCGTCCGAAGCACGGACGGGACGACGGAGGTCACCGTGCGCATGTTCACCACCACTCCCGGCCGGGCGCTGCTCGACCGGCTCGCCGGCGCGATCAGCGGCTCGGCCGTCGCGCTCGTGCTCGTCCGGCTCGGCGCGGCGCGTCACGACGCCGTGCGTCGGGAAACGCGTCAGGACGGCTGAGCGCCGCCCGCCCCGGCGTCGCTCGCGACGGCGCCGTCCACCGCCGCGAGGATCCTGGTGGCGGCCTGGTCCGGCGTGAGCCGTTCGGCCCGCACGGCGTCCTCGGCGGCGGCGACCTCGTCGCGCACGCCCGGCCGGGCGAGCCGGGTCAGCAACCGGTCCCGCACCAGGTCGCGGGTCCACGCGACGAGCTGCTCGCTGCGCTTGCGGCCGAGCCCGTCACGCTCCTCGAGCCACGCACGGTGGCGTTCGACGTGCTGCCAGACGCGATCGAGGTGCAGGTCGTGCAGGCCGCTGCAGGTGACGACGGGCGTCTGCCAGTCGTCCTCGCCGTCGCGGAGGAACCGCAGCGCCGCCGACAGCTCCCGGCCGGCCCGTTCGGACTCGGTCTCGTGCTGCTCGTCGGCCTTGTTGACGGCGATGACGTCGGCGAGCTCGAGGATGCCGCGCTTCATGCCCTGCAGCTGGTCCCCGGTGCGGGCCAGGGTGAGGAACAGGAACGTGTCGACCATGTCGGCGACGACGTACTCGGACTGGCCGACGCCGACGGTCTCGACGAGCACGACGTCGTAGCCGGCGGCCTCCATGACCAGCATGGTCTCCCGCGTCGCCTTCGCCACCCCACCGAGCGTGCCCGCGGACGGGGACGGTCGGACGAACGCGTTCTCGTCGGCGGCGAGGCGGGCCATGC
This window harbors:
- a CDS encoding potassium/proton antiporter; this translates as MHDLLPYGRVVLYAALAVLLAVASNRLTEWTRIPAPALFLAAAAVASNLVPELGHLDIVTDQRIVTIALVVILFDGGMHIGWRRMRPALGGVLWLGVAGTLVTTAALAVAVHLVLGWQWQTALVLGAALAPTDPAVVFSVLGRREISGRSGTLLEGESGANDPVGIALMISLLGATGGGLGAVGSGVGHFALQLVVGGVVGVLGGWFLLYLMRRMPLPNPALYPVQTLAVAFALFGVATVAEGSGYLAVFVAGILVGDERAPYKREIEHFAGALAGLAEIVAFTVLGLSVDLHDVLSADRLWTGLLVAAVLILLARPLFVGLVLAPLSLTRGERGFVLFAGLKGAVPILLGTYVLVEGGERAHEIYDIVFVVVLVSVVVQGGLVPTVAKLLRVPMRTVEAEPWALGMRFRDEPEGLHRYVVAAGSRADGCTVADLDVGQNFWISMVSRQGRLVQVRGETVLRPGDEVLALADADDAPDDVFAP
- the meaB gene encoding methylmalonyl Co-A mutase-associated GTPase MeaB; its protein translation is MSARPVDVGALADGVRAGRRASVARAITLVESRRADHRERAQELLAGLLPDTGGARRVGITGVPGVGKSTFIDQLGVNLIADGHRVAVLAVDPSSGRTGGSILGDKTRMARLAADENAFVRPSPSAGTLGGVAKATRETMLVMEAAGYDVVLVETVGVGQSEYVVADMVDTFLFLTLARTGDQLQGMKRGILELADVIAVNKADEQHETESERAGRELSAALRFLRDGEDDWQTPVVTCSGLHDLHLDRVWQHVERHRAWLEERDGLGRKRSEQLVAWTRDLVRDRLLTRLARPGVRDEVAAAEDAVRAERLTPDQAATRILAAVDGAVASDAGAGGAQPS
- a CDS encoding glutamate--cysteine ligase, which translates into the protein MHIDFSPSPRTSLGVEWELELVDLDTRELTGASDALLAAISPEGDGEHPKAKHELLQSCVEVITGVCTTVAEARADLAGTVGELQGPAAERNVGLMCSGTHPMTDWSTQRVTDTERYHQLIERNQWLARQLQIFGVHVHCGVRAPEKAIPIVNALLGYLPHFLSLSASSPYWIGSDTGLASYRSKVFEALPTAGLPYQLGGWEEFEKYMDILIHSHAIESIREVWWDIRPHPNFGTVELRICDGLPSLDEISCVAALAQCLVERFDHQLDDGYTLPEPRPWLVRENKWRAARYGLDAEIVVDNTGRVQPVTEAITNLVEDLLPLARRLDCAAELELIPKLIERGASYQRQRACAAAHEGKLEPVVDLLIGEMRDGLNL